The following proteins are co-located in the Ruminococcaceae bacterium KH2T8 genome:
- a CDS encoding UDP-N-acetylmuramate--L-alanine ligase, whose translation MTDSGLNALKEGASIYFIGIGGISMSGLALLAKGYGFKVGGSDMNPSERTEMLADHGITIYNSQVAENIAEFRPDYIVKTAAILPHNPEVAKAMEDGIKIYDRSEFLGLLTESYTSVINISGTHGKTTTTSMTSLMLIEAGKDPTVHLGAEFDAFGGSTVRLGGNKDLLVSEACEFKRSFLQFRSTTAAITNIDHDHVDCYPTIEDVIEVFAEFTDKVDDNGYIVVTGSDENIKKSLKVAEKRHADAGRKLPSVITCSADGSDADFTAESIEFVEGHPHFDICFKGSKLGRAMLRVPGKHNIANSLIAAACAYLNGADPEAIIKALNEFGGADGRYTIKGKYKGCDVVVDYAHHPTAARVTIDAAEHMPHNNILVVFQPLTFNRTKMLFEDYVTSLLPCRKVLFSEIFSDREINTGEISSKDISDEINKRGGDSEFFADKEDLKKRIDELIEPGDIILILGPEDIRHLGDELCPKGGEA comes from the coding sequence ATGACTGACAGCGGACTTAATGCCCTTAAGGAGGGCGCTTCTATATACTTTATCGGAATCGGCGGTATCTCAATGAGCGGCCTTGCGCTCCTTGCAAAGGGCTATGGCTTCAAGGTAGGAGGATCTGATATGAATCCTTCCGAGAGGACCGAGATGCTCGCAGATCACGGCATTACGATCTATAATTCCCAGGTTGCGGAAAATATCGCGGAATTCAGGCCTGACTACATCGTAAAGACGGCAGCTATCCTGCCTCATAATCCCGAAGTAGCCAAGGCTATGGAGGACGGTATTAAGATCTATGACAGATCGGAGTTCCTGGGACTTCTTACGGAGAGCTATACGAGCGTTATCAATATCTCCGGTACACACGGTAAGACAACTACCACATCGATGACTTCTCTTATGCTCATCGAAGCAGGTAAGGATCCCACGGTTCATCTTGGCGCCGAATTCGATGCTTTCGGCGGAAGCACAGTAAGGCTCGGAGGCAATAAGGACCTTCTCGTATCCGAAGCGTGCGAGTTCAAGAGATCCTTCCTTCAGTTCAGATCTACTACGGCAGCTATCACGAATATCGATCACGATCACGTTGACTGCTATCCCACTATCGAAGATGTTATCGAGGTGTTTGCTGAGTTCACTGATAAGGTGGATGACAACGGCTATATCGTGGTAACGGGATCAGATGAGAATATAAAGAAGTCCTTGAAGGTCGCAGAGAAGAGACATGCCGATGCCGGACGAAAGCTTCCTTCGGTCATCACATGTTCCGCTGACGGTTCAGATGCAGACTTCACCGCAGAGAGTATTGAATTCGTAGAGGGTCATCCTCATTTTGATATCTGCTTTAAGGGTTCAAAGCTCGGACGCGCAATGCTCAGAGTTCCCGGAAAGCACAATATCGCCAACAGCCTTATCGCAGCTGCCTGCGCATATCTTAACGGTGCAGATCCCGAGGCGATCATCAAGGCCTTAAACGAGTTCGGCGGTGCTGACGGCAGATATACTATCAAGGGCAAGTATAAGGGTTGTGATGTCGTAGTCGACTATGCTCACCATCCCACGGCTGCAAGAGTTACTATCGATGCGGCAGAGCATATGCCCCATAACAACATCCTCGTAGTATTCCAGCCTCTTACGTTCAACAGGACGAAGATGCTCTTTGAGGATTATGTAACGTCACTTCTTCCCTGCAGAAAGGTATTATTCTCCGAGATCTTCTCAGACAGAGAGATCAACACCGGAGAGATCTCGAGCAAGGATATCTCTGATGAGATCAATAAGCGCGGCGGAGACTCCGAGTTCTTTGCCGACAAGGAGGACCTCAAGAAGAGGATCGACGAGCTCATCGAGCCCGGTGATATCATCCTGATCCTTGGTCCCGAAGATATAAGACACTTAGGCGATGAGCTCTGCCCTAAGGGCGGTGAAGCATGA
- a CDS encoding sodium/proton-potassium antiporter GerN, CPA2 family, translating to MEKYEVFKSLAIIIIVAKLFGLGARKIKAPQVAGEIVAGLLIGPSVLGLVGYSDFLGQMAEIGVMLLMFTAGLETRLSELRKTGVKALLIACAGVFTPLVCGALLYFAFYGVAPWGSEGFFKAVFIGMILTATSVSITVQTLRELGKLSDTVGTTIMSAAIIDDVIGILVLTIVIGFKDPSANFGKTLLLTGAFFVVSIVLGFVTYKIFKMYDKKHPHTRRIPIIGLALCFALSYVAEKYFGVADITGAYIAGVILSSLKDSDYISRKMDINSYMIFGPVFFASIGLQTDIRSINATILLFSLCFVIVGMGAKIVGCGSVARLCGFKGRDKWKIGAGMMTRGEVALIVAQRGLTVGMLEGAYFTSVILLIIISSIVTPIVLKLLYAEKGSEVKETAKV from the coding sequence ATGGAAAAGTACGAAGTATTCAAATCACTGGCAATAATTATCATCGTCGCCAAGCTATTCGGTCTTGGCGCGCGTAAGATCAAGGCTCCTCAGGTAGCGGGCGAGATCGTGGCAGGTCTTCTTATCGGACCTTCGGTGTTGGGACTTGTAGGTTATTCGGATTTCCTGGGTCAGATGGCCGAGATCGGTGTTATGCTCCTTATGTTCACGGCAGGTCTTGAGACTCGCTTGTCGGAACTTAGAAAGACTGGTGTCAAGGCACTCCTTATAGCATGTGCGGGCGTATTTACTCCTCTGGTATGCGGTGCGCTTTTATACTTCGCATTCTACGGTGTTGCTCCCTGGGGTTCAGAAGGATTCTTCAAGGCAGTATTTATCGGAATGATCCTTACCGCTACATCCGTAAGCATCACGGTACAGACATTAAGAGAGCTCGGTAAGCTCTCCGATACTGTAGGTACTACTATCATGAGTGCCGCTATCATAGACGATGTTATCGGTATCCTTGTCCTTACCATCGTTATCGGCTTCAAGGATCCTTCCGCTAACTTCGGAAAGACGCTTCTTCTTACCGGTGCTTTCTTCGTAGTCTCGATCGTTCTGGGATTTGTTACATATAAGATATTCAAGATGTACGATAAGAAGCACCCTCATACAAGACGTATTCCCATTATCGGACTTGCACTTTGCTTTGCTCTTTCATATGTTGCAGAGAAGTACTTCGGTGTAGCAGATATCACCGGTGCATATATCGCGGGCGTTATCTTAAGTTCACTTAAGGATTCCGATTACATCTCACGTAAGATGGATATCAACTCCTACATGATCTTCGGTCCCGTATTCTTCGCATCTATCGGTCTTCAGACGGATATCAGGTCCATAAATGCAACTATCCTTCTTTTCTCCCTTTGCTTCGTTATCGTAGGTATGGGAGCTAAGATCGTAGGATGCGGTTCCGTTGCAAGGCTTTGCGGCTTTAAGGGCAGAGATAAGTGGAAGATCGGTGCCGGCATGATGACAAGAGGCGAGGTGGCACTTATCGTAGCTCAAAGAGGCCTTACCGTAGGTATGCTGGAAGGCGCCTACTTCACATCGGTTATCCTTCTTATCATCATATCTTCCATCGTTACTCCCATCGTGCTGAAGCTCCTTTATGCCGAGAAGGGTTCTGAGGTAAAAGAAACGGCGAAAGTATAG
- a CDS encoding Cys-tRNA(Pro)/Cys-tRNA(Cys) deacylase gives MAGIKKTNAMRMLDKAGIDYKAMEYEYDENDLDGHHVAEFFGIPYEEVFKTLVAKGDSGEYFVFCLSVDDEIDLKKAAKLAGQKRVEMIHVKELLPLTGYIRGGCSPFGMKKKFRTFIDEMILLVDKVCVSGGQRGLQLRLKSTDLVEQTEATVGEFTT, from the coding sequence ATGGCAGGGATCAAGAAGACAAATGCGATGCGCATGCTCGACAAGGCAGGCATCGACTACAAAGCAATGGAGTATGAATACGACGAGAATGACCTCGACGGTCATCACGTTGCCGAGTTCTTCGGTATTCCCTATGAAGAAGTATTTAAGACGCTCGTTGCCAAGGGTGACAGCGGTGAATATTTTGTCTTCTGCCTTTCCGTAGACGACGAGATCGACCTTAAGAAGGCCGCTAAGCTCGCAGGACAGAAGAGAGTAGAGATGATCCACGTTAAGGAGCTTCTTCCCCTGACAGGTTATATTCGAGGCGGTTGTTCCCCCTTTGGTATGAAGAAGAAGTTCAGGACTTTTATCGATGAGATGATCCTTCTCGTGGATAAAGTCTGTGTAAGCGGCGGTCAGAGAGGTCTGCAGCTTCGTTTGAAATCAACGGATCTTGTAGAACAGACTGAAGCAACGGTAGGAGAGTTTACGACATAA
- a CDS encoding Poly(3-hydroxybutyrate) depolymerase, with protein MSCKKILTILLSLVIVLSLLSGCSKEEKDSPTLDDVAETKEGYYECSFDGVDRGFYIYLPEKTEGAPLVLMLHGAGDSAEVFRNNTHFEEDACARGYAVAYVNGAANPYEASGRIWNSGIAADGNNDVDFLRAIAAYLQETYSLDADRTFVIGFSAGAFMTQRLAMEASDTFAAVVSVAGKLPASIWDSRNETNDVGIMQISGSKDDVVPKNSDGTAAGMPDPAIEDVMEYWAESNGLSLYETADIGKSSTIMKYGSSDTDNEVWSVVVDGGRHSWPSESLYGINTNELILEFLDTQKKESKGEFPIGLILAGVMAVVAVSAGSVLFVYKKGQKH; from the coding sequence ATGTCGTGTAAGAAGATCCTCACTATACTGTTATCTTTAGTTATTGTCTTATCGCTCTTATCGGGATGTTCAAAAGAGGAGAAGGATTCCCCTACGCTTGATGATGTTGCAGAGACCAAAGAAGGATATTATGAGTGTTCTTTCGACGGAGTTGATCGAGGCTTTTATATCTATCTTCCCGAGAAGACTGAAGGCGCACCTTTAGTGCTGATGCTTCACGGCGCGGGCGATTCTGCTGAGGTATTCCGCAATAATACTCATTTCGAGGAGGATGCATGTGCGAGAGGGTACGCGGTTGCATATGTTAACGGCGCGGCTAATCCGTATGAGGCCTCGGGCAGGATATGGAATTCGGGAATAGCTGCTGACGGAAATAATGACGTTGATTTTCTGAGGGCGATCGCGGCTTATCTTCAGGAGACTTATTCTCTTGATGCGGACCGCACTTTCGTGATCGGATTCAGTGCCGGAGCATTCATGACTCAGCGTCTGGCGATGGAGGCATCTGACACTTTCGCTGCCGTAGTGAGCGTAGCCGGAAAGCTTCCGGCATCCATATGGGATAGCAGGAACGAGACGAACGATGTCGGCATAATGCAGATATCGGGCTCCAAGGACGATGTAGTGCCGAAGAATTCGGACGGAACGGCTGCCGGTATGCCCGACCCCGCGATCGAGGACGTGATGGAATACTGGGCCGAAAGTAACGGACTTTCACTTTATGAGACGGCTGATATAGGAAAGAGTTCCACGATAATGAAGTACGGATCATCGGATACTGATAATGAGGTCTGGTCGGTGGTAGTAGACGGAGGTCGCCATTCGTGGCCGAGCGAATCATTGTACGGCATCAACACGAATGAACTGATCTTGGAGTTCCTGGATACCCAGAAGAAGGAAAGCAAGGGCGAATTCCCGATCGGGCTTATATTAGCAGGCGTAATGGCTGTTGTCGCAGTCAGTGCGGGTTCTGTATTGTTCGTCTATAAGAAAGGGCAAAAGCACTGA
- a CDS encoding DNase/tRNase domain of colicin-like bacteriocin, whose protein sequence is MFIVDYEALDSLKESIIGQKSQNDLVLEGIKSALRELRDTQVFTGVGADSIKSYISPSDGIYGTIFNALDQITQTQKDAVLLYCFYYFLYVDNSDAYLQTYINTDEIEGIRQTLVNSTTSASDHANSILSELNAINDIYSHEDISSIENLMGYIEYDSNDASNTIIELQNNIEAVETAGLITLMQSAVEQAISDLLNLLDGLYSQNRTSSIDFSHTDMLMPQITAVQNSSQALFDLRCACHGDIQSARDYSAARVEGLQYIDEAASERLVSGIQGIIVDGMIIVGGVALILGTGGIGAIPGGGMIIYGTSNFLQHSQDVYYGLRGEIYTSSVNPVCEVYFDGDETLYNLAGQVCVITSVFLIMPPVTAAVVLGSSYCSGEIAVYSINYLRTSSGMEPLSNTDAQWVRIGVDTIVSLGAYHAMTRISEPGLPYEIVYEADVGTGTSRTAHRNSANTQFYNAMRNDPIFRQQMNEFFGYDVMEYMQSGRTNNYLNPRDYVWHHPADNPDALQLISRSDHQCPAYQPILHPGEGGEGGFGIFYSKKEEII, encoded by the coding sequence GTGTTTATTGTAGATTATGAGGCTTTAGACAGTCTAAAAGAATCAATAATCGGTCAAAAATCGCAGAATGATCTTGTATTGGAGGGGATAAAGTCCGCGCTTAGAGAACTCCGTGATACACAAGTGTTTACCGGAGTGGGTGCCGATAGTATCAAGTCATATATATCGCCGAGCGACGGGATATATGGCACAATATTCAATGCGCTTGATCAGATTACGCAGACTCAAAAGGATGCGGTATTGTTATATTGTTTTTACTACTTTTTATATGTGGATAACAGCGATGCATATTTGCAAACGTATATTAACACAGATGAGATTGAGGGTATCAGACAGACCTTAGTAAATAGCACGACATCTGCATCTGATCATGCAAATAGTATATTAAGTGAATTGAATGCTATAAATGATATTTATTCTCACGAGGATATCTCATCTATAGAGAACTTGATGGGATACATTGAATATGATTCCAATGATGCAAGTAATACTATAATTGAACTTCAGAACAATATTGAAGCTGTTGAAACTGCCGGACTTATAACTTTGATGCAATCTGCTGTTGAGCAGGCAATCAGTGATCTGTTGAATCTGCTTGATGGGTTATATAGCCAAAATAGAACGTCTTCAATTGATTTTTCGCATACTGATATGCTGATGCCTCAGATTACAGCTGTTCAGAATTCCTCTCAAGCTTTGTTCGATTTACGTTGTGCATGTCATGGGGATATTCAAAGTGCAAGAGATTATTCCGCTGCCAGAGTTGAGGGGTTGCAATATATTGATGAGGCGGCATCTGAAAGATTGGTTAGTGGTATACAGGGGATTATTGTTGATGGCATGATCATTGTTGGTGGTGTGGCCTTAATACTGGGAACAGGTGGAATTGGTGCTATTCCCGGTGGCGGTATGATCATATATGGTACATCTAATTTTCTCCAACATTCTCAAGACGTATATTACGGATTAAGAGGAGAGATATATACTTCTTCTGTCAATCCGGTATGCGAAGTGTATTTTGATGGGGACGAAACACTTTATAATCTTGCCGGACAGGTATGTGTTATAACTAGTGTATTTTTAATTATGCCTCCTGTGACGGCTGCTGTTGTTTTAGGTTCATCATACTGCAGTGGAGAAATAGCAGTCTATAGTATAAACTACCTTAGGACTTCTTCTGGTATGGAGCCGTTATCGAACACAGATGCTCAATGGGTTAGAATAGGTGTAGATACTATAGTTTCATTGGGGGCTTATCATGCCATGACTCGCATCAGTGAGCCTGGTCTTCCATACGAAATTGTGTATGAAGCTGATGTTGGAACTGGTACATCAAGAACTGCCCACAGGAATTCCGCCAATACGCAGTTTTATAATGCTATGCGAAATGATCCGATTTTCAGACAACAAATGAATGAGTTTTTCGGTTATGATGTTATGGAATATATGCAAAGTGGAAGAACTAATAATTATCTCAATCCTAGAGATTATGTATGGCATCATCCTGCTGATAATCCGGATGCTTTACAGTTGATTTCGCGAAGTGATCACCAATGTCCTGCATATCAACCTATTCTACATCCTGGTGAAGGTGGCGAAGGTGGATTTGGGATTTTTTATAGTAAAAAGGAGGAAATTATATGA